A region of Candidatus Baltobacteraceae bacterium DNA encodes the following proteins:
- a CDS encoding dihydrodipicolinate reductase C-terminal domain-containing protein, whose translation MTRVAVAGALGRMGRLACDAIRQAPDLDYVGGFARTPVPADGIDDDLERLLRERAPDVVVDFTTHPKTLDVAKLAIESGISPVIGASAWTDLERADLSRRAQERGIGAMLVPNFAIGAVLMMRFAQQAARYFPTAEIVELHREGKLDTPSGTARETAQKIRDGAGPADVPIHSVRLRGVLAHHEVLFGNTGELLTIRHDSLARESFAAGILHAVRSVRALRGLTIGLDSILRDASA comes from the coding sequence GTGACACGCGTCGCGGTTGCGGGAGCGCTGGGCCGAATGGGGCGGTTGGCGTGTGATGCCATACGCCAAGCCCCCGATCTCGATTACGTCGGAGGCTTCGCGCGCACGCCGGTACCCGCCGACGGAATCGATGACGACCTCGAACGTCTGTTGCGCGAGCGCGCGCCCGACGTCGTCGTCGATTTTACGACCCATCCGAAAACGCTCGACGTCGCGAAACTCGCGATCGAGTCCGGCATCTCGCCCGTCATCGGAGCGAGCGCCTGGACCGATCTCGAGCGCGCCGACTTGTCGCGACGCGCGCAAGAACGCGGCATCGGCGCGATGCTCGTTCCGAACTTTGCGATCGGCGCGGTCCTGATGATGCGGTTCGCGCAGCAGGCCGCTCGCTATTTCCCGACCGCCGAGATCGTCGAACTGCATCGTGAGGGGAAGCTCGATACACCGAGCGGCACGGCGCGCGAAACGGCGCAGAAAATTCGCGATGGAGCGGGTCCGGCAGACGTGCCGATCCACAGCGTTCGTCTGCGCGGCGTGCTCGCACACCACGAAGTGCTCTTCGGCAACACCGGCGAGCTTCTAACGATTCGCCACGATTCGCTCGCGCGCGAATCGTTTGCCGCCGGTATTCTCCACGCCGTGCGCTCCGTTCGCGCTCTGCGCGGCCTGACGATCGGATTGGATTCGATCCTGCGAGATGCGAGCGCGTGA
- a CDS encoding glycosyltransferase family 4 protein, which yields MTGRPADALVVGSVPRTLFMGSFPPRECGIATFTKDVVDSFDSAFGTKSEIIAIDEPGGDVRKYGPEVVARLQQDDRNSYADVAAIVNAHPGEVLNIQHEYGLFGGERGEWLVDLLGRIEKPVAMTMHTVLPEPDEQMLRVTRALIEHTTTVVVLSETGKDLLARVYGIDANKIRVIHHGVPDVPFHGTDAAKASFGIGQRMVISTFGLINRGKGLEFAIEAMREIVRRHPETLYLILGETHPVVRRQEGESYRESLHALVSEYGLQHNVQLIDKYLDFDELVSYLEATDIYLTPYLNPVQIVSGTLAYAVGCGKAIVSTPYLYAEEVLAHNRGFLCNFRDSKSIANTINALLDDSSLRRATERRAYRFGRQMTWPHVAADYGRLFRELAPQEVRLVHSA from the coding sequence GTGACTGGTAGACCTGCAGACGCGCTCGTCGTCGGCTCCGTTCCGCGTACCCTCTTTATGGGGTCCTTTCCGCCGCGGGAATGTGGGATTGCGACGTTTACGAAGGACGTGGTCGATTCGTTCGACAGCGCTTTTGGTACGAAGAGCGAGATCATCGCGATCGACGAACCGGGCGGCGACGTCCGGAAGTACGGTCCTGAGGTGGTCGCACGTCTGCAGCAGGACGACCGTAACTCCTACGCCGATGTTGCGGCGATCGTGAACGCGCATCCCGGCGAAGTACTGAACATCCAGCACGAATACGGACTCTTCGGCGGCGAACGCGGCGAGTGGCTGGTCGATTTGCTCGGCCGCATCGAAAAACCGGTCGCGATGACGATGCACACCGTTTTACCCGAACCCGACGAGCAGATGCTACGCGTGACGCGCGCGCTCATCGAGCACACCACGACCGTCGTGGTCCTCTCAGAAACCGGCAAAGATCTCCTGGCGCGCGTGTATGGAATCGATGCGAATAAGATACGCGTCATCCATCACGGCGTGCCGGACGTGCCGTTCCACGGTACCGACGCGGCCAAAGCGTCCTTCGGTATCGGCCAACGGATGGTCATCTCCACCTTCGGATTGATCAATCGCGGGAAAGGGCTCGAGTTCGCGATCGAAGCGATGCGCGAAATCGTGCGCCGCCATCCCGAGACGCTCTATCTGATTCTCGGTGAAACGCATCCCGTCGTCAGACGCCAAGAAGGCGAATCGTATCGCGAGTCGCTGCACGCCCTGGTGAGCGAGTACGGCTTGCAGCACAACGTTCAACTGATCGACAAATACTTAGATTTCGACGAACTCGTCAGCTATCTAGAGGCGACCGACATCTACCTTACGCCGTATCTTAATCCCGTGCAGATCGTCAGCGGTACGCTCGCCTACGCCGTTGGTTGCGGCAAGGCGATCGTCTCCACGCCGTACCTGTATGCCGAAGAAGTGCTCGCGCACAATCGCGGGTTCTTGTGCAACTTCCGCGATTCGAAATCGATCGCCAACACGATCAACGCCCTGCTCGACGATTCGTCGCTGCGGCGCGCCACCGAGCGGCGCGCCTATCGGTTTGGCCGGCAAATGACCTGGCCGCACGTTGCCGCGGATTACGGCCGGCTCTTTCGGGAGCTGGCTCCGCAGGAAGTTCGATTGGTGCATTCTGCCTAG
- a CDS encoding YciI family protein codes for MYLLLSRYVQPLDAVERFLAEHRAYLDRYYASGLFLVSGPQEPRVGGVIVTADASREDIERVLAEDPFVREGISECEIVEFKATKRAGGFEP; via the coding sequence ATGTATCTCTTGTTATCGCGATACGTCCAACCGCTCGATGCCGTGGAACGCTTTCTTGCCGAGCATCGAGCGTATTTGGATCGGTACTACGCGAGCGGACTCTTTCTCGTATCGGGTCCGCAAGAGCCGCGAGTGGGCGGGGTCATCGTGACCGCCGACGCTTCGCGCGAAGACATCGAGCGCGTACTCGCCGAGGATCCGTTCGTCCGCGAGGGGATCTCGGAGTGCGAAATCGTCGAATTCAAGGCCACGAAGCGCGCCGGCGGATTCGAACCCTAA
- a CDS encoding carbonic anhydrase, which yields MSPSDAIKTLVDGNARFVAGTPRPRPSIARIRELAGGQAPFATVLACADSRVPVEMLFDCDPGDIFVVRLAGNYVSDDALASIEYAVAMLETPLVMVLGHTSCGAVHAAVEFVKTGAHLPGHMQTLANAIEPAAKNTEGRPGDWWRNAVAENVRLNVDALRASSPVMTNAACEIAGAVYDLATGEVTLL from the coding sequence ATGTCACCTAGCGACGCGATCAAAACCTTAGTCGACGGGAATGCCCGCTTCGTAGCCGGCACCCCGCGACCGCGACCGAGCATCGCCCGGATTCGCGAGCTTGCCGGCGGACAAGCGCCGTTTGCGACCGTCCTCGCGTGCGCAGACTCGCGCGTCCCGGTGGAAATGCTCTTCGACTGCGATCCCGGCGACATTTTCGTGGTGCGCCTGGCCGGAAATTACGTAAGCGACGACGCGCTTGCGTCGATCGAATACGCAGTCGCCATGCTCGAGACGCCGCTCGTAATGGTGCTCGGTCACACGTCGTGCGGCGCGGTCCACGCGGCGGTTGAATTCGTGAAGACCGGCGCGCACCTCCCGGGCCACATGCAAACGCTCGCCAACGCGATCGAACCGGCCGCAAAGAACACCGAGGGTCGTCCCGGTGATTGGTGGCGCAACGCCGTGGCCGAAAACGTGCGCCTCAATGTAGACGCGTTACGAGCCTCGTCGCCGGTCATGACGAACGCCGCGTGCGAGATCGCCGGCGCCGTGTACGATCTAGCGACCGGAGAAGTTACGCTGCTGTAA
- a CDS encoding NDP-sugar synthase, with protein sequence MQAIVLVGGEGTRLRPLTYGTPKPMVPIMNVPFLARTLERLHEVGIRDVILPAGYLPEAITEYFGDGSQLDMKITYVIETDPLGTAGALKNVEEHITGPFFVLNGDVLTSLDLRAMMAYHAAKGGLGALHLIKVDDPSAFGCVVHDGEGRISAFVEKPPKGTAPTDEINAGTYLFEREVLDLIPPGRNVSIERETFPKILAEDRGLFAFTTDDYWIDLGKPEAYLAAHHDILTGAMPLDMEPGISGRGAAGVSHENLLEPVHVGAGVRIHPSAVVGPHVVLGDGCSIGAGAVIRDSVLWDGVTLEDGVSIVESIVASGARLGKGAQIGAGSVIGHDVAVEPGTVAAPNSRIGSPTPTGA encoded by the coding sequence GTGCAGGCTATCGTTTTGGTCGGCGGTGAGGGAACGCGTCTTCGGCCGTTGACCTACGGTACCCCAAAGCCCATGGTGCCGATCATGAACGTGCCGTTCCTGGCACGTACGCTCGAGCGGCTTCACGAAGTCGGGATTCGCGACGTCATCCTTCCAGCGGGTTACTTGCCCGAGGCGATCACCGAGTATTTCGGCGACGGCTCCCAGCTCGATATGAAGATCACCTACGTGATCGAGACCGACCCGCTCGGCACCGCCGGCGCCCTCAAGAACGTCGAGGAGCACATCACCGGTCCGTTTTTCGTGCTCAACGGCGACGTGCTCACCAGTCTCGACCTGCGTGCCATGATGGCGTATCACGCAGCGAAGGGCGGCCTCGGCGCGCTTCATCTCATTAAGGTAGACGACCCCTCGGCGTTCGGCTGCGTCGTGCACGACGGCGAGGGACGCATCTCGGCCTTCGTCGAGAAGCCGCCGAAGGGCACCGCGCCGACCGACGAGATCAATGCCGGCACGTACCTCTTCGAGCGCGAGGTCCTCGATCTGATTCCGCCCGGCCGCAACGTCTCGATCGAACGCGAGACCTTTCCGAAGATCCTGGCGGAGGACCGCGGTCTCTTCGCCTTCACCACCGACGACTATTGGATCGACCTTGGGAAACCCGAGGCCTATTTGGCCGCCCACCACGACATTCTCACGGGCGCGATGCCCCTCGATATGGAGCCCGGCATCTCCGGGCGCGGTGCCGCGGGCGTCAGCCACGAGAATCTGCTCGAGCCGGTCCACGTGGGCGCCGGGGTTAGGATCCATCCGAGCGCCGTGGTCGGGCCGCACGTCGTCCTCGGAGACGGGTGTTCGATCGGCGCCGGAGCGGTCATTCGCGATTCCGTGCTCTGGGACGGGGTGACGCTCGAGGACGGCGTCTCGATCGTCGAGAGCATTGTCGCCAGCGGCGCGCGGCTGGGCAAAGGCGCCCAGATCGGCGCCGGCAGCGTCATCGGGCACGACGTCGCGGTCGAGCCGGGGACGGTCGCGGCCCCGAACTCGCGGATTGGCTCACCCACCCCAACGGGCGCCTAG
- a CDS encoding winged helix-turn-helix domain-containing protein, whose protein sequence is MAPRAVDVLLVLLANAGSVVDKRDLMESVWPESYVDEGNLTQTVYVLRAFLKEHASDACVENVRKRGYCLTLGDPPASRGPRRWPGGTLRWAGAFVAVASAVLLIAFANGPRPLDARAMGQYLLAKQYQERGSPQNLRRSYDLFAALARDYPHSALGFAGAAQTSASLAYYASSPAEAARLQGRAIVSANQAVTNDAHSADADAALGAVQMTIERDDVAAAASFARALQLNPNDVGALAWSGTILLNQGRIEKAHALFARAVAIAPNAAGTLSSLAWSDFLLRDYGDAVAFSRQMLAERQLVPLARITLANAYIARKEYRSARPFIAALLQNRSTRVQALSLAARVDALTGHRDAALGRLQTLEASIDPSTIGDWDAASIAAAYLALDDARDTFVWLTRVSPAERRAIARDPRFATLQRRARFASWMAD, encoded by the coding sequence TTGGCTCCGAGAGCAGTCGACGTGCTGCTCGTGCTTCTCGCGAACGCCGGCAGCGTGGTAGACAAACGCGACCTGATGGAGAGCGTGTGGCCCGAGAGCTACGTCGATGAGGGAAATCTCACGCAAACCGTTTACGTTCTGCGCGCGTTTCTCAAAGAGCACGCGAGCGATGCGTGCGTTGAGAACGTTCGCAAGCGCGGGTATTGTTTGACGCTCGGCGATCCGCCGGCGAGCCGTGGACCGCGTCGCTGGCCGGGCGGCACGCTCCGCTGGGCCGGCGCGTTCGTCGCCGTGGCATCGGCGGTTCTACTGATTGCCTTCGCCAACGGGCCGCGTCCGCTCGATGCGCGAGCGATGGGGCAATATCTTTTGGCCAAGCAGTATCAAGAACGAGGCTCGCCGCAAAACCTGCGACGCAGTTACGATCTCTTTGCGGCGCTCGCCCGCGACTACCCGCACAGCGCTCTCGGTTTTGCCGGCGCGGCGCAAACCTCGGCAAGCCTCGCGTATTATGCGTCGTCGCCGGCGGAGGCGGCCCGCCTCCAAGGCCGCGCGATCGTCTCTGCGAACCAAGCCGTCACGAACGATGCGCATTCCGCCGACGCCGATGCCGCGCTCGGGGCCGTGCAGATGACGATCGAGCGCGACGACGTGGCCGCTGCCGCGTCGTTCGCTCGCGCTTTGCAGCTGAATCCAAACGATGTCGGCGCGCTTGCCTGGAGCGGGACGATCCTTTTGAATCAAGGCCGCATTGAGAAGGCGCACGCACTGTTCGCCCGCGCGGTTGCGATCGCTCCGAACGCGGCGGGCACCCTCTCGTCGCTCGCCTGGAGCGACTTTCTTTTACGCGACTACGGCGACGCCGTCGCGTTTTCGAGGCAGATGCTGGCGGAACGACAACTCGTGCCGCTGGCCCGCATCACGCTCGCAAACGCCTACATCGCGCGCAAGGAATACCGCAGCGCGCGGCCATTCATCGCGGCACTCCTGCAGAACCGATCGACGCGCGTACAAGCGCTCTCGCTGGCCGCCCGGGTCGACGCGCTCACCGGTCATCGCGATGCGGCGTTGGGCCGCCTCCAAACGTTGGAAGCCTCGATCGACCCCAGCACGATCGGCGATTGGGATGCGGCTTCGATCGCCGCCGCCTATTTGGCGCTCGACGACGCGCGCGACACGTTCGTTTGGTTGACGCGAGTCAGTCCGGCGGAGCGCCGAGCGATCGCGCGAGATCCGCGCTTCGCAACGCTGCAGCGCCGAGCGCGGTTTGCGTCTTGGATGGCGGATTGA
- a CDS encoding DUF3553 domain-containing protein yields the protein MILETETLNDVQSAAVRHANGPCLIFAGAGSGKTRVLTHRIAYLLNELEVSPDRILSVTFTNKAAGEMKARLSRMVGAVTRDLWVGTFHSICVRILRRDGARNGIASNFAIIDDTDQRSIVKEIIADLDYDERQLTPGACLSEISKAKNALIWPDQYHERNTSFLGERYANVYAEYQRRLSESNSLDFDDLIVRTIDLFDKDEPTRTKWQKKFQYVLVDEYQDVNFAQYRLVAILAEKHKNITVVGDDDQSIYSWRGSDYKMILRFEDDFPGAKVFTLEENYRSTQTILSAANALVANNKTRAPKKLFTSRAVGDQITAFGADTERSEARYVVEKIKELVRDGSAYKDFLILYRTNAQSRVFEEAMISEGIPYRVVGGVGFYARAEIKDVIAYLRYIENPSDALAFKRIVNVPRRSIGQQTLASLIGAATAEHLSVGEAIFDKELLKRAVPKKTKELERFAELIGALRDRRADCSIADLLVAVMEESGYLRELRNEDTSDARARLENLQELVGVAREYETNEEEATLTGFLANIALISDLDALDEDASYVTLMTLHGAKGLEFPNVFLTGLEEGVFPHSRALVDMTELEEERRLAYVGVTRAMDRLFLSYAERRTLFGNTFAHPKSRFLEEMPEIEMLGGLVLPRPAGGRWREVAIHETAGAGVGMDLQAGNKVRHPKWGEGTIMDVVGGGGDGLVTINFPNVGQKMVMLKYAPLEKLT from the coding sequence ATGATCTTGGAGACCGAGACCCTAAACGACGTACAATCCGCCGCCGTTCGCCACGCGAATGGCCCATGCTTGATCTTCGCCGGAGCCGGAAGCGGCAAGACGCGCGTTCTCACTCACCGTATCGCGTACTTGCTCAACGAGTTGGAGGTTTCCCCCGACCGTATTCTCTCCGTGACGTTTACCAACAAGGCGGCCGGCGAGATGAAGGCTCGGCTCTCTCGGATGGTCGGCGCGGTCACCCGCGACCTATGGGTCGGTACCTTCCATTCGATCTGCGTGCGTATCTTGCGCCGGGACGGCGCCCGCAACGGCATCGCTTCGAACTTCGCGATCATCGACGATACCGATCAGCGTTCGATCGTCAAAGAGATCATCGCCGACCTCGACTACGACGAGCGGCAGCTCACGCCGGGCGCTTGCCTTTCCGAGATCAGCAAGGCCAAGAACGCGTTGATCTGGCCGGATCAATACCACGAGCGCAACACGTCGTTTCTGGGCGAGCGCTACGCAAACGTCTACGCCGAGTATCAGCGTCGCCTGAGCGAATCCAACAGCTTGGATTTCGACGATTTGATCGTTCGCACGATCGATCTCTTCGACAAGGACGAACCGACTCGCACCAAGTGGCAGAAGAAGTTCCAATACGTGCTGGTCGACGAGTACCAAGACGTGAACTTCGCGCAGTACCGGCTGGTCGCCATTCTGGCTGAAAAGCACAAAAACATTACGGTCGTCGGCGACGACGATCAGTCGATCTATTCATGGCGCGGCAGCGACTACAAGATGATCCTGCGCTTCGAAGACGACTTTCCGGGCGCGAAGGTCTTCACGCTCGAAGAGAACTATCGCAGCACGCAAACCATTCTCAGTGCCGCTAACGCGCTGGTTGCCAACAACAAGACGCGCGCGCCGAAGAAGCTCTTCACCAGCCGCGCAGTGGGCGATCAGATCACGGCCTTCGGGGCCGACACCGAGCGCTCCGAGGCTCGTTACGTCGTTGAGAAGATTAAAGAACTCGTTCGCGACGGGTCGGCTTACAAAGATTTTCTGATCCTCTATCGCACGAACGCGCAATCGCGCGTTTTCGAAGAGGCCATGATCTCCGAAGGCATCCCTTACCGGGTCGTCGGCGGCGTCGGCTTCTACGCGCGTGCCGAGATCAAGGACGTCATCGCCTATCTGCGCTACATCGAGAACCCGTCGGATGCGCTCGCATTCAAGCGTATCGTCAACGTGCCGCGTCGCAGCATCGGCCAGCAGACGCTCGCGAGCTTGATCGGCGCCGCCACCGCGGAGCATCTCTCGGTCGGCGAAGCGATCTTCGATAAAGAGCTGCTCAAACGCGCGGTCCCCAAGAAGACGAAAGAACTCGAGCGATTCGCCGAATTGATCGGCGCCCTGCGCGACCGCCGTGCGGACTGCTCGATCGCCGACTTGCTCGTGGCCGTTATGGAAGAGTCCGGCTATCTGCGCGAACTGCGCAACGAAGACACCTCCGATGCGCGCGCGCGTCTCGAAAACCTCCAGGAACTCGTGGGCGTCGCTCGCGAGTACGAAACCAACGAGGAAGAGGCGACCCTCACGGGGTTCCTCGCGAACATCGCGCTCATCAGCGATCTCGATGCGCTCGACGAGGACGCGTCGTACGTTACGCTGATGACCCTGCACGGCGCGAAGGGGCTCGAATTTCCGAACGTCTTCCTGACCGGCTTAGAAGAAGGCGTCTTCCCGCACAGCCGCGCGCTGGTCGACATGACCGAACTCGAAGAAGAACGGCGCTTGGCGTACGTCGGTGTGACGCGCGCCATGGATCGGCTCTTCCTCTCGTACGCCGAGCGTCGCACGCTCTTCGGCAACACGTTCGCGCATCCGAAATCGCGCTTCTTGGAAGAGATGCCCGAGATCGAGATGCTCGGCGGCTTGGTGCTTCCGCGCCCGGCCGGCGGACGTTGGCGCGAAGTGGCGATTCATGAGACGGCCGGAGCGGGCGTCGGCATGGATCTGCAGGCCGGCAATAAGGTGCGTCATCCCAAATGGGGCGAAGGCACGATCATGGATGTGGTCGGCGGCGGCGGCGACGGCCTGGTCACCATCAACTTCCCCAACGTCGGGCAGAAGATGGTGATGCTCAAGTACGCACCCCTCGAAAAACTCACCTAG
- a CDS encoding catalase: MSKKEILTTRQGHPVRDNQNLRTVGERGPATLENYHFLEKMSHFDRERVPERVVHARGAGAHGYFESYGKVGKEPANRFTRAKVITEAGHKTPVFVRFSTVGGGKESPETMRDPRGFAVKFYTKDGNWDLVGNNLPVFFIRDATKFMDLNHAAKPDPKTNVYEPWRFYDFAMHQPEMLHLITWVKSPWGIPANYREMIGSGVNAYRWINADGESTLIKYHWVPKQGNRNLTAAAAAEIQAKDHNHATRDLFEAIDRGDYPEWEMQIQMMADSEHPELDFDPLDDTKVWPEELFPKHPVGKMVLNKNPENYFAEVEQAAFGTGVLVDGMDFSDDKMLLGRTFSYSDTQRYRVGANYLQLPINRPKVPVRTYQRDGQMAYSVDDAGDPHVNYEPTSRDGLTEAPKHKRDYYQPVTGHVMRHGITRTQDDYKQAGERYRTLEGWEREDLLANIGGDLKGCPENIALRMVWHFYHCDADYGTQLATRAGLDLKKALKLEPLEGHPGPNKRRELTITGTNGATSNGSKKQEHPVGTN, encoded by the coding sequence ATGAGCAAAAAAGAGATCCTCACCACGCGCCAGGGACACCCGGTTCGGGACAACCAGAACCTTCGAACGGTCGGCGAGCGCGGTCCGGCCACGCTTGAGAACTATCATTTCCTCGAGAAGATGTCGCACTTCGATCGAGAGCGCGTCCCGGAGCGGGTGGTCCACGCGCGCGGGGCGGGAGCGCACGGCTACTTCGAATCCTACGGCAAAGTCGGCAAAGAACCGGCGAACCGTTTCACTCGCGCTAAAGTCATCACCGAGGCCGGCCATAAGACGCCGGTGTTCGTGCGCTTTTCAACCGTCGGCGGCGGCAAGGAGTCGCCCGAGACGATGCGCGACCCGCGCGGTTTCGCGGTAAAATTCTACACCAAAGACGGCAACTGGGATTTGGTCGGCAACAATCTCCCGGTATTTTTCATTCGGGACGCGACCAAATTTATGGATCTCAATCACGCCGCGAAGCCCGACCCGAAAACCAACGTCTACGAGCCCTGGCGCTTTTACGATTTTGCCATGCACCAGCCCGAGATGCTGCATTTGATCACGTGGGTTAAGAGTCCGTGGGGCATTCCCGCGAATTATCGCGAGATGATCGGGTCGGGCGTGAACGCCTATCGTTGGATCAACGCCGATGGCGAATCGACCTTGATCAAATATCATTGGGTGCCCAAGCAGGGCAACCGCAATCTCACGGCCGCTGCGGCCGCCGAGATCCAAGCCAAAGATCACAATCACGCGACGCGCGATCTCTTCGAAGCAATCGATCGTGGCGACTATCCCGAGTGGGAGATGCAGATCCAGATGATGGCCGATAGCGAGCATCCGGAGCTGGATTTCGACCCGCTCGACGATACGAAAGTTTGGCCCGAGGAGCTTTTCCCGAAGCACCCGGTCGGCAAGATGGTCCTCAACAAGAATCCCGAAAACTATTTTGCGGAGGTCGAACAAGCGGCATTCGGTACCGGCGTGCTCGTTGACGGAATGGATTTCTCCGACGACAAGATGCTGCTCGGCCGTACGTTCTCATACTCCGATACGCAACGCTATCGCGTCGGCGCGAACTACCTGCAGTTGCCGATCAATCGGCCCAAAGTACCGGTGCGCACCTACCAGCGGGACGGACAGATGGCGTACTCGGTCGACGACGCGGGCGACCCGCACGTGAATTACGAGCCCACCTCGCGCGACGGCCTAACGGAAGCGCCGAAGCATAAGCGCGATTACTACCAGCCGGTTACGGGGCACGTGATGCGTCACGGCATCACGCGCACGCAGGACGACTACAAACAAGCCGGCGAGCGGTATCGCACGCTCGAAGGCTGGGAACGCGAGGACCTGCTGGCCAACATCGGCGGCGATCTCAAGGGATGCCCGGAGAATATCGCGCTGCGTATGGTGTGGCATTTCTATCACTGCGACGCCGACTACGGAACGCAGCTGGCAACGCGCGCCGGCCTCGATCTGAAGAAAGCGCTCAAACTCGAACCGCTAGAGGGTCATCCCGGTCCGAATAAGCGGCGCGAGCTAACGATCACCGGCACCAACGGCGCAACGAGCAATGGCTCGAAAAAACAGGAGCATCCGGTCGGAACGAACTAG
- a CDS encoding alpha/beta hydrolase produces MLRSLALVALCLLCSGTSPRLPEQTTGIAYAPDGSDVHRLDLYLPAERAGAPLIVFAHGGAFMYGDRRDDVDVGRALSRAGMAVAIPSYRLFPQTDAQGSTRDVALAIAWMLAHARDYGIDPTSTFLVGHSAGAQIVAMIGTHLEYLREAGASPRDIRGVFALAGAYDVRDLSDEPDSWKRVDGHIYGETADDRARISPALTVDPASPPVEAVCGTADDAGSCPRTISFVRALRAAGVESQAFREIGADHMGVLRAFLDPHDPLGAEFRTFVAAHR; encoded by the coding sequence ATGCTTCGATCGCTGGCGCTCGTCGCGCTTTGCCTGCTTTGTTCGGGCACGAGCCCTCGTTTGCCCGAGCAGACCACCGGCATCGCGTACGCGCCGGACGGTAGCGACGTTCATCGTCTCGATCTGTATCTTCCCGCGGAGCGTGCCGGAGCGCCGCTGATCGTCTTCGCGCACGGCGGGGCGTTCATGTATGGCGATCGTCGCGACGACGTGGATGTTGGGAGAGCGCTCTCGCGGGCGGGGATGGCGGTGGCGATTCCATCGTACCGGCTCTTTCCGCAAACCGACGCGCAGGGCTCGACGCGCGATGTCGCGCTCGCTATTGCGTGGATGCTCGCACACGCTCGCGATTACGGCATCGATCCGACGTCAACATTTCTCGTGGGGCACTCGGCCGGAGCGCAGATCGTTGCGATGATCGGAACGCACCTGGAGTATCTACGAGAAGCGGGCGCCTCGCCGCGCGATATTCGCGGCGTATTCGCCCTCGCCGGGGCGTACGACGTGCGCGACTTGTCCGACGAGCCCGACTCGTGGAAACGCGTCGACGGCCACATTTACGGCGAGACCGCCGACGATCGCGCGCGGATTTCGCCGGCACTCACCGTCGATCCAGCCTCGCCTCCGGTCGAGGCAGTCTGCGGAACGGCCGACGACGCCGGATCGTGTCCCCGCACGATTTCTTTCGTCCGCGCTCTGCGGGCGGCCGGCGTCGAGTCCCAGGCGTTTCGCGAAATTGGCGCAGATCACATGGGCGTGCTGCGCGCCTTCCTTGATCCGCACGATCCGCTGGGGGCGGAATTTCGGACGTTCGTCGCCGCACACAGATAG